From one Colletotrichum destructivum chromosome 3, complete sequence genomic stretch:
- a CDS encoding Putative glutamate/phenylalanine/leucine/valine/L-tryptophan dehydrogenase — MSNLPVEPEFEQAYNELVSTLENSSLFTQYPEYKTALEVVSIPERVIQFRVVWEDDKGKLQVNRGYRVQFNSALGPYKGGLRFHPTVNLSVLKFLGFEQIFKNALTGLNMGGGKGGADFDPKGKSDAEIRRFCVAFMRQLSKHIGADTDVPAGDIGVSGREIGWLFGTYRQERNKFEGVLTGKGLTWGGSLIRPEATGYGVVYYVEQMLKYAGKGTFAGKRVAISGSGNVAQYAALKCIELGATVVSLSDSHGCLVAEGDAAFTPEQIENIADLKVQRKSLTEFDHKGSFMYIKGARPWTHVGKVDIALPSATQNEVSKEEAEALVAAGVIAIAEGSNMGCTQEAIDVFEAHRKEKGAEAVWYAPGKAANCGGVAVSGLEMAQNSQRLSWSREEVDQKLKDIMTAAFENGVNTAKEYVKGGESELPSLVAGSNIAGFVKVARAMHDQGDWWN, encoded by the exons ATGTCCAACCTTCCCGTGGAGCCCGAGTTCGAGCAGGCCTACAACG AGCTGGTCAGCACCCTCGAGAACAGCTCCCTCTTCACCCAGTACCCCGAGTACAAGAccgccctcgaggtcgtctCCATCCCCGAGCGCGTCATCCAGTTCCGCGTCGTCTGGGAAGATGACAAGGGCAAGCTCCAGGTCAACCGCGGCTACAGAGTCCAGTTCAACTCGGCCCTGGGCCCCTACAAGGGAGGCTTGAGATTCCACCCCACCGTCAACCTGTCGGTCCTCAAGTTCCTCGGTTTCGAGCAGATCTTCAAGAATGCTCTGACTGGCC TCAACATGGGCGGTGGCAAGGGTGGTGCCGACTTCGACCCCAAGGGCAAGAGTGATGCCGAGATCCGTCGCTTCTGCGTCGCTTTCATGCGCCAGCTCAGCAAGCACATCGGTGCCGACACCGACGTTCCTGCTGGTGATATCGGCGTCTCCGGTCGCGAGATTGGCTGGCTCTTTGGCACCTACCGCCAGGAGCGCAACAAGTTCGAGGGCGTCCTTACCGGCAAGGGCCTCACCTGGGGTGGCAGTTTGATCCGCCCGGAGGCTACCGGCTACGGTGTCGTCTACTACGTCGAGCAGATGCTTAAGTACGCTGGCAAGGGCACCTTCGCCGGCAAGAGGGTCGCCATTTCTGGATCCGGTAATGTCGCGCAGTACGCAGCGCTCAAGTGCATTGAGCTTGGTGCTACCGTCGTCTCCCTGTCCGACTCGCATGGctgcctcgtcgccgagggcgatgctgCCTTCACCCCCGAGCAGATCGAGAACATTGCCGACCTCAAGGTTCAGCGCAAGTCTTTGACCGAGTTCGACCACAAGGGCTCTTTCATGTACATCAAGGGTGCCCGCCCCTGGACCCACgtcggcaaggtcgacatCGCCCTGCCTTCCGCCACCCAGAATGAGGTTTCCAaagaggaggccgaggcgctcgtcgccgccggcgtcattGCCATCGCTGAGGGCTCCAACATGGGCTGCACTCAGGAGGCCATTGACGTTTTCGAGGCCCAccgcaaggagaagggcgccgaggccgtaTGGTACGCCCccggcaaggccgccaacTGCGGTGGTGTTGCCGTCTCTGGTCTTGAGATGGCACAGAACAGCCAGCGTCTGAGCTGGTCCCGCGAGGAGGTTGACCAGAAGCTTAAGGACATCATGACTGCCGCTTTCGAGAACGGTGTCAACACCGCGAAGGAATacgtcaagggcggcgagagtGAGCTTCCCAGCTTGGTCGCTGGCAGCAACAtcgccggcttcgtcaaAGTTGCGCGCGCCATGCACGACCAGGGTGATTGGTGGAACTAA
- a CDS encoding Putative glucose-methanol-choline oxidoreductase, alpha/Beta hydrolase has product MAPMAATVDPINCIEPINVDKANGIHAENNGAHVNGHNGHNGHNGSTPRQNGFSPASTDSRPPTSSSRSYQEDTPSNGIRYSRSHRIPTFGIHEEDNGPRSRGYANIRTYADDARRQYPRISKPVELMRSSYDCVVIGSGYGGAVAASRLARCKDANGKRQSVCVLERGQEKWPGEYPTGVLDAFDEVHVSGEFAPGWLPSTTVERGDPTGMYHLIFGKGLNAVVGNGLGGTSLMNANVFLEANEATLSMPIWPKAIREDPGSLKKFYQRAREVLEPTEYPDDWPELPKVKLFKKQAAALGLANKFKMVPQTTRFRNGPNSTGVEMSPSALTGQDCTGLNDGSKTTTLVTYLADAWNWGAEMFCESEVRYIKKADPSVGGYLIFFAWHGRNRGHFKANLHGDLMWVHAKECVFLGAGAIGSTEILLRSKEMGLPMSPRVGENMSGNGDMLGFGYNMDEEANAIGTPFPSPYNPVGPTINSIIDDREGHENPLDGYVIQEGAIPRSMTPFLQTLLEMMPGNIEATGESLNERVRSAFARYSSHLFGAYRQGGSMDNTQVYLVMSHDSSQAMLTLKDDKPVLEFLGVGRSDHVRKLNDLLAKATQAVGGTFVNNPFHALMGGQQVTVHPIGGACMARDDTGATGVTNDVGEVFAGDEDETHPGLIVTDGSVIPGAIGVNPFATITALAERSVDAYIHRKNLKIHPNKNGILDLFGEPKFAPKDNRDTEKLSVESQKIHEAKSLIHHASRSKAGGFGFTEVMSGFVHRDDGLVADKRATYELAYRTAKSLCESARFFLSVQAFNTKSMIKEPDHSAMLTGTFVCPTIRGSPFMVQRGDFNLFILDQKAPGTRNMTYDFDLRGVNGEKYHFHGYKVVDSSVALAPFQFWKATSTLYVTVSEPNRSLDVTEDCEEPWRLGRVIAKGIMHIQPADFVSQIMTMTPTGSSLIRKAYSAASFLTYFTRKSLSLFLAPFTPLQYPSVTYNGYVNDTPPTASFVIVARDGVKTRMHMWEPTNPSIEPKNLFMIPGAAVDHQIYALPTIKYNAVNYFTRAGYRVFIAVHRIGQLMVAQNNWTTYDARLDMQACLEYIREKYAEGNSPDNKVYCIAHCMGSVAFSCGLLDGTIPSSWVHGITGSQVFMNPIWTTLNMAKVMAGPIPLDRMYKMVLGNWFSCSTAKDDSLLQRALNEALRLYPEERKEICNNASCHRCTLVFGRCWNHSNLNEATHRQIDRFFGGVNMTQLHLLMKQGFEGHVMTNGPLFRPLTTTENIRRLRGIPVMLFVGRDNAVLTPEATERTYEILCDTFGSHGGDGRKGLQYRRRVVPGYGHLDCWMGRNAWKDVYPFVREEVDRVVRGEDYHFDDPEDKFSRMVDSGELLY; this is encoded by the exons ATGGCTCCGATGGCTGCTACCGTTGATCCAATAAACTGCATTGAGCCCATCAACGTCGATAAGGCCAATGGGATTCACGCAGAAAACAACGGCGCTCATGTAAACGGCCACAATGGCCACAATGGCCACAATGGCTCAACTCCCAGACAGAACGGCTTCTCGCCTGCCTCGACAGACTCACGCCCTCCCACGTCGTCATCTCGTTCGTATCAAGAGGATACCCCGTCCAACGGGATCAGATACAGCAGATCCCATAGAATCCCGACGTTCGGCATCCATGAAGAGGATAACGGTCCCAGGTCTAGGGGCTATGCGAACATCCGCACATATGCTGATGATGCTCGAAGACAGTACCCCCGTATCTCAAAGCCCGTCGAGTTGATGCGCAGCAGCTATGACTGTGTTGTCATCGGCTCGGGCTACGGCGGTGCGGTTGCTGCATCCCGTCTTGCCCGCTGCAAAGATGCGAACGGGAAGCGCCAGTCGGTCTGTGTACTGGAACGAGGCCAGGAGAAGTGGCCTGGCGAATACCCCACCGGAGTTCTCGATGCTTTCGACGAGGTCCACGTCTCTGGCGAGTTCGCCCCTGGGTGGCTTCCAAGTACCACCGTTGAAAGGGGTGACCCGACGGGCATGTATCACTTGATATTTGGAAAGGGGCTCAACGCAGTTGTCGGCAACG GCCTCGGAGGAACTAGTCTGATGAACGCTAACGTCTTCCTCGAGGCGAACGAGGCCACCCTGTCCATGCCTATCTGGCCAAAGGCCATCAGGGAGGACCCCGGAAGTCTCAAGAAGT TCTACCAGAGAGCCAGGGAGGTTCTCGAGCCCACCGAGTATCCAGACGATTGGCCTGAACTTCCCAAAGTTAAGCTCTTCAAGAAacaagctgctgctcttggCCTTGCGAACAAGTTCAAAATGGTTCCCCAAACGACCAGATTCCGAAATGGCCCCAACAGCACTGGCGTGGAGATGTCCCCATCAGCTTTGACCGGCCAGGACTGCACTGGTCTCAACGACGGCTCCAAGACGACTACTCTGGTGACATACCTGGCAGACGCCTGGAACTGGGGCGCAGAGATGTTTTGCGAGAGCGAGGTCCGATacatcaagaaggccgacCCCAGTGTCGGTGGTTACCTTATCTTTTTCGCCTGGCATGGCCGCAACAGGGGTCACTTCAAAGCAAACCTCCATGGCGACTTGATGTGGGTTCACGCCAAAGAGTGTGTCTTCCTGGGCGCCGGTGCCATCGGCAGTACCGAAATTCTACTCCGTAGCAAGGAGATGGGTCTGCCAATGAGCCCACGCGTTGGCGAGAACATGAGTGGCAACGGCGACATGCTGGGCTTCGG ATACAACATGGACGAAGAAGCGAACGCAATCGGAACTCCCTTTCCGAGTCCGTATAACCCGGTCGGTCCCACGATTAACTCCATCATTGATGATCGTGAGGGGCACGAGAACCCGCTCGATGGATACGTGATCCAGGAGGGCGCGATTCCCCGGTCAATGACACCATTCCTCCAAACACTGTTGGAGATGATGCCCGGAAACATCGAGGCCACTGGGGAGTCACTGAATGAGAGAGTGCGTTCCGCCTTCGCCCGATATTCAAGCCACTTGTTCGGCGCCTACCGCCAGGGCGGATCAATGGACAACACGCAGGTCTACCTGGTCATGTCCCATGACAGCAGCCAGGCGATGCTCACTCTCAAGGATGACAAGCCGGTTCTCGagttcctcggcgtcggacgCAGCGATCATGTCCGGAAGCTCAACGACTTGTTGGCCAAGGCCACCCAAGCTGTTGGCGGAACATTTGTCAACAACCCATTCCATGCCTTGATGGGAGGTCAACAGGTGACTGTTCATCCTATCGG TGGGGCATGTATGGCTCGAGATGACACCGGTGCCACCGGCGTGACGAacgatgtcggcgaggtaTTTGccggggacgaggacgaaacCCACCCTGGTCTGATTGTGACTGATGGTTCCGTTATTCCTGGCGCCATCGGTGTTAACCCCTTCGCCACTATCACGGCCCTCGCTGAGCGTTCTGTCGACGCCTACATCCACAGGAAGAACCTCAAGATCCACCCCAACAAGAACGGCATCCTGGACCTTTTTGGCGAGCCCAAGTTCGCACCAAAGGACAACCGAGACACGGAAAAGCTCAGCGTCGAGTCACAGAAGATCCACGAGGCAAAGTCGCTGATCCATCACGCCAGCAGGTCAAAGGCAGGGGGCTTTGGCTTCACTGAAGTCATGTCAGGATTCGTCCACCGTGATGACGGACTAGTGGCCGACAAGCGCGCCACCTATGAGCTGGCTTACCGGACGGCCAAGAGCCTGTGCGAGAGCGCGAGGTTCTTCCTTAGCGTCCAGGCCTTCAACACGAAGTCCATGATTAAGGAGCCGGATCACTCGGCCATGTTGACGGGAACCTTTGTCTGTCCCACCATCCGCGGGTCTCCGTTCATGGTTCAGCGAGGCGACTTTAACCTCTTCATTCTCGATCAGAAGGCTCCCGGAACCCGGAACATGACCTACGACTTTGACCTGCGaggcgtcaacggcgagaagTATCACTTCCATGGGTACAAGGTTGTCGATTCTTCCGTCGCGCTGGCCCCGTTCCAGTTCTGGAAGGCCACCAGCACCCTCTACGTCACCGTCTCCGAGCCGAACCGCAGTCTGGATGTCACCGAGGATTGCGAGGAACCGTGGCGTCTCGGAAGGGTCATCGCCAAGGGCATCATGCACATCCAGCCTGCCGACTTCGTCTCCCAGATCATGACCatgacgccgacgggcaGCAGTCTCATCAGGAAGGCGTACAGCgcggcgagcttcttgaccTACTTCACCCGCAAGTCGctgtctctcttcctcgcgcCCTTCACCCCTCTGCAGTACCCCAGCGTCACCTACAACGGTTACGTCAACGACACACCCCCGACCGCGTCGTttgtcatcgtcgcccgcgacggcgtcaagaCGCGGATGCACATGTGGGAGCCGACAAACCCTAGCATCGAGCCCAAAAACCTCTTCATGATCCCGGGTGCCGCTGTGGACCATCAGATCTACGCGCTGCCCACGATCAAGTATAACGCGGTCAACTACTTCACGCGCGCTGGCTACCGCGTCTTCATCGCAGTCCACCGCATCGGCCAGCTGATGGTCGCCCAGAACAACTGGACAACCTACGACGCTCGGCTCGACATGCAGGCTTGCCTAGAGTACATCCGTGAGAAGTACGCCGAGGGTAATTCTCCGGACAACAAGGTCTACTGCATCGCCCACTGCATGGGCAGCGTCGCCTTCTCGtgcggcctccttgacggcaCCATCCCCTCGAGCTGGGTTCACGGCATCACTGGTAGCCAGGTCTTCATGAACCCCATCTGGACGACCCTCAACATGGCCAAGGTCATGGCGGGCCCGATCCCGCTCGACAGGATGTATAAGATGGTGCTAGGCAACTGGTTCTCCTGCAGCACGGCCAAGGACGACAGCTTACTCCAGCGGGCCCTCAACGAGGCGTTGCGGCTGTACccggaggagaggaaggagatCTGTAACAACGCCAGCTGCCATCGTTGCAcgctcgtcttcggccgGTGCTGGAACCACAGCAATCTCAACGAGGCAACGCACAGGCAGATTGACCGCTTTTTCGGTGGCGTCAACATGACACAGTTGCACCTCCTCATGAAGCAGGGGTTCGAGGGCCACGTTATGACCAACGGCCCGCTCTTCCGGCCTCTCACAACGACGGAGAACATCCGCAGACTCAGGGGCATCCCCGTCATGCTCTTCGTCGGGCGCGACAACGCCGTGCTAACCCCCGAGGCGACAGAGCGCACGTACGAGATCCTGTGCGACACGTTCGGGTCCCACGGCGGAGATGGCCGGAAGGGGCTGCAGTATcgtcgccgcgtcgtccCCGGGTACGGCCACCTAGACTGCTGGATGGGCCGTAACGCGTGGAAGGACGTGTATCCCTTTGTCAGGGAGGAGGTCGACCGTGTCGTCCGCGGGGAGGATTACCACTTTGACGACCCCGAGGACAAGTTCTCCCGCATGGTGGACAGTGGCGAGCTTCTGTACTAG
- a CDS encoding Putative six-hairpin glycosidase superfamily, alpha-L-rhamnosidase, six-hairpin glycosidase, which yields MKPTTVPVARWASLAMFLAPSTALAALRPPFIDPEALPDVSVFKGPWERYIKAPANKTHIVPSRIWDAEGNITTSGFEAVEIGTAAVDTFSRGITIGPGAVLTLEFEENIAGRVCFDVSSAGNDPEIYLAYSESSLYAGTQPDTTTEKLERDLPLHFEFGDTTGTVCVGKEFIRGAFKYLTLSMPEYPVLSDDRIVEQSRPEGQAVLGDDDDDDNDDKNQKVLVNPSGRDPYKKPWVTLQNLWVNCTAFPSQKNGRAYSGYFHSSSSTLNRIWYAGAYTLQLSTIDPREGSALIDYNRDWDHNESPTGSWYSNFTIANGTAVTTDGAKRDRIVWPGDMSIAIPGIAVSTYDMTAVRNALDVLFDHQYPDGSLPYAGPPLGFRGEFSDTYHLHTLLGAYNYVKFSGDVDWVAQRWPAYLKALNVSIDKVDHTGLLHVTSGADWLRPGMTGHNLEASALLSAVLDKSIRLAEWLGDDRPAARPRGVWSGLRMTLNSGIQQLFCKDTGLYSDNIGRRSCRGPEHTDPQDGNSWALISGATPRSRRAVVSGNLQSRWTKHGAPAVEFPNVISPFVSSFELLAHAAADDHDAAVELMLLEWSYLLDGPGFTNSTLAEGFMVDGGVQYPAYWSAARNSHCHGWSSGPTSVLTSEVLGIQLLAPAGAEWTVRPHLSKWLAFARGGFATTKGVFEVKLTRVVASTSSTATHQHKRRRGQVVEITAPELTNGTFEWGQSSHKVDAEGGRTTTAWIAWGDEDDDAASVEQLDIALGRVEAPNEEEWHRQSFIYRDDTRLVFDDAWAPPPMTERAAGEVDWDALEANYVKPLAEMF from the exons ATGAAACCCACCACTGTGCCTGTTGCGCGATGGGCCTCCCTGGCCATGTTTCTCGCGCCGTCCACGGCTCTGGCGGCACTGCGGCCTCCGTTTATCGACCCGGAGGCTCTCCCCGATGTGTCGGTCTTCAAGGGACCTTGGGAGAGATATATCAAAGCGCCGGCGAACAAGACGCATATTGTGCCGTCTCGCATATGGGACGCCGAGGGGAATATCACGACGTCGGGGTTCGAGGCGGTTGAGATCGGCACTGCGGCCGTGGACACGTTCAGCCGCGGCATCACCATTGGGCCGGGTGCGGTGTTGACGCTGGAGTTTGAGGAGAACATTGCTGGACG CGTATGCTTCGATGTATCCTCCGCCGGCAACGACCCCGAGATCTATCTGGCGTACTCCGAATCGTCGCTCTACGCTGGAACGCAGCCAGACACCACGACCGAGAAGTTGGAACGCGACCTGCCCCTGCACTTCGAGTTTGGCGATACAACCGGCACGGTGTGCGTGGGTAAGGAGTTTATCAGGGGAGCCTTCAAGTACCTCACCCTCTCAATGCCCGAGTACCCTGTCCTGTCCGACGACCGTATCGTAGAGCAATCTCGCCCAGAGGGCCAGgccgttctcggcgacgacgacgacgacgacaacgacgacaagaacCAAAAGGTCCTCGTCAACCCGTCCGGTAGAGATCCTTACAAGAAGCCGTGGGTGACGCTTCAAAACCTGTGGGTCAACTGCACCGCCTTCCCTTCACAGAAAAACGGCCGCGCCTACTCGGGCTACTTCCACAGCTCGAGCAGCACCCTCAACCGCATATGGTACGCCGGCGCCTATACCCTCCAGCTCTCGACCATCGACCCGCGTGAGGGCTCTGCCCTGATCGACTACAACCGCGACTGGGACCACAACGAGTCGCCTACGGGGTCGTGGTACTCCAActtcaccatcgccaacgggACCGCAGTCACCACCGACGGCGCCAAGCGCGACCGCATCGTCTGGCCCGGCGACATGTCCATCGCCATCCCCGGAATCGCCGTCAGCACCTACGACATGACCGCCGTCCGCAATGCCCTCGATGTCCTCTTCGACCACCAGTACCCCGACGGCTCGCTGCCATACGCCGGCCCGCCTCTAGGCTTCCGCGGCGAGTTCAGCGACACGTATCACCTCCACACCCTCCTGGGCGCCTACAACTACGTCAAGTTCTCGGGTGACGTCGACTGGGTGGCACAGCGCTGGCCGGCATACCTCAAGGCCCTGAATGTGAGCATCGACAAGGTGGACCACACCGGCCTCCTCCACGTCACCAGCGGTGCCGACTGGCTGCGCCCGGGCATGACGGGCCACAACCTCGAGGCCAGCGCCTTGCTTAGCGCCGTTCTGGACAAGAGCATCAGGCTCGCCGAGtggctcggcgacgaccGACCCGCAGCCCGCCCGCGCGGCGTCTGGTCCGGCCTGCGTATGACGCTCAACTCTGGGATCCAGCAGCTCTTCTGCAAAGACACGGGGCTCTACTCGGACAACATTGGCCGGCGGAGCTGCCGCGGCCCGGAACACACCGACCCGCAGGACGGCAACAGCTGGGCCCTCATCTCGGGCGCGACGCCGCGGTCCCGACGCGCCGTGGTGTCGGGCAACCTGCAGTCACGGTGGACGAAGCATGGCGCGCCGGCCGTCGAGTTCCCCAACGTCATCTCCCCCTTTGTGTCGTCGTTCGAGCTgctcgcccacgccgccgccgacgaccacgacgcggccgtcgagctgaTGCTCCTCGAGTGGTCCtacctcctcgacgggcccGGCTTCACAAACAGcaccctcgccgagggcttcatggtcgacggcggcgtgcaGTACCCGGCCTACTGGTCCGCGGCCCGCAACTCCCACTGCCACGGGTGGTCCTCGGGCCCGACGAGCGTGCTGACGTCCGAGGTCCTGGGCatccagctcctcgcccccgccggcgccgagtggACCGTCCGCCCCCACCTCTCGAAATGGCTCGCCTTCGCGAGGGGCGGCTTCGCGACGACAAAGGGCGTGTTCGAGGTGAAGCTCACCCGCGTCgtggcctcgacctcgtccacggcgaCGCACCAGCACAAGCGACGGAGGGGCCAGGTCGTTGAGATCACGGCACCGGAGCTCACCAACGGCACGTTCGAGTGGGGCCAGTCTTCGCACAaagtcgacgccgagggtggccggacgacgacagcctGGATTGCGTggggcgatgaggacgacgatgccgcctcGGTGGAGCAGCTCGACATCGCGCTGGGGCGGGTCGAGGCGCCcaacgaggaggagtggCACCGCCAGAGCTTCATCTACCGCGACGACACGCGGCTCGTCTTTGACGACgcctgggcgccgccgccgatgactgagcgcgccgccggcgaggtcgactGGGATGCGCTGGAAGCAAACTACGTCAAGCCCCTCGCCGAGATGTTTTGA